The following proteins come from a genomic window of Lolium rigidum isolate FL_2022 chromosome 5, APGP_CSIRO_Lrig_0.1, whole genome shotgun sequence:
- the LOC124656241 gene encoding transcription repressor OFP13-like — MGKKGAITAVFSRSKSNKSGVDSPPWPWPSCGDPQTDSFRAGGQPCASAASGSSMGSRCGPVAARHRKLVGAAGAAEMYKTVNSVYFDPDGGESCSGLKAGEDDGDEWVVVEDDGLPTATAACAEEDLSEAVIRSLSRTTLSTHRFFFDQDRPATNSILPAASSPAGTGSTPPEEEEEEEDKSAALSGKEKQPGPGDGGKSLVAEESVAVAVESANPHQDFLASMEEMVAAHGLRGWDALEELLVWYLRVNAKRHHPLIVSAFVDLLLRLTSTPSATSTTTTVTTSNSSTSTSSSASIGSSTSTSTSTTASTGSDVITAAAAAAAGQCGGGKEASASCSSSSSSCVPSGFGEAGRGEG, encoded by the coding sequence atgggcaagaaaggcgccATCACCGCCGTCTTCTCCAGGTCCAAGTCCAACAAGTCCGGCGTCGACTCGCCGCCCTGGCCGTGGCCGTCCTGCGGGGACCCGCAGACCGACTCCTTCCGCGCCGGCGGGCAGCCCTGCGCCTCGGCTGCTAGTGGCAGCAGCATGGGCAGCAGGTGCGGCCCTGTCGCCGCGAGGCACCGCAAGCTGGTCGGTGCTGCCGGCGCCGCTGAGATGTACAAGACGGTCAactccgtctacttcgaccccgaCGGCGGGGAGTCGTGCTCCGGCCTCAAGGCGGGTGAGGATGACGGGGATGAgtgggtggtggtggaggacgaCGGCCTCCCGACGGCCACCGCTGCGTGCGCCGAGGAGGACTTGTCGGAGGCCGTAATCCGCAGCCTCAGCCGGACTACATTGTCCACCCACCGCTTCTTCTTCGACCAGGACCGGCCGGCGACCAACTCCATCCTGCCCGCGGCCTCCTCGCCGGCCGGCACTGGCAGCACGCcacctgaggaggaggaggaggaggaggacaaatcGGCGGCGCTGTCCGGGAAAGAGAAGCAGCCGGGACCAGGAGACGGTGGCaagtcgctggtggcggaggagagcGTGGCGGTGGCTGTGGAGTCGGCGAACCCGCACCAGGACTTCCTGGCGTCCATGGAGGAGATGGTGGCCGCGCACGGGCTGCGCGGCTGGGACGCGCTGGAGGAGCTCCTGGTGTGGTACCTCCGGGTCAACGCCAAGCGCCACCACCCGCTCATCGTCAGCGCCTTCGTCGACCTGCTCCTCCGCCTCACCTCCACGCCGTCCGCcacctcgacgacgacgacggtgacTACGTCGAATAGCAGCACCAGCACCAGTAGCAGCGCGAGTATCGGCAGCAGTACGAGCACGAGCACAAGCACCACCGCTAGTACCGGTAGCGACGTGAtcaccgcagcagcagcagcagcagcggggcAATGCGGTGGCGGGAAGGAAGCTTCCGCGTCTTgctcgtcgtcttcttcttcgtgcGTCCCGTCTGGCTTCGGCGAGGCAGGCCGTGGAGAAGGCTAG